From Gloeocapsopsis sp. IPPAS B-1203, one genomic window encodes:
- a CDS encoding glycosyltransferase, with translation MNSKPLVSAIVIFLNAEKFIQEAIESVFAQTYDHWELLLVDDGSTDSSTATAQHYATRHPKVRYLEHDNHQNRGMSATRNLGIRNARGKYIAFLDADDVWLPHKLERQVAILDSQPEAAMVYGSTQYWYSWTEKPEDIQRDFVPDLGVQPDTLFKPPTLLTACYPLGKASAPCPSDLLLRREVVERIGGFEEDFRGMYQMYEDQAFLTKVYLKETVFVANECWDRYRLHPDSCSSMVTKAGQYHSVRLVFLNWLAKYLSAQGVKDNEIWQMLRKALWPYQHPRLYRLLELAQHLRKHMKEVVETDQAAQMKGLLKSIGRRTLPVHIRRWLRTQQHHKYYPPVGWVRFGNLRRVTPISQEFGFDRGLPVDRYYIENFLASHANDIQGRVLEIGDNSYTRKFGGDRVTKSDVLHVAETNTDATIFGDLTCADHIPSNTFNCCILTQTLHLIYDVPAALKTLYRILKPGGVALVTFPGISQISNDEWGDSWYWSFTSLSAQRLFEEVFPTAVNVETYGNVLAATAFLQGLATEELHREELDYRDRNYQVIITVRALKPEVAS, from the coding sequence ATGAACAGCAAACCATTAGTCTCGGCGATCGTGATTTTCTTAAACGCTGAGAAGTTCATTCAAGAAGCCATAGAGAGCGTATTTGCTCAGACTTATGACCACTGGGAACTTTTGCTAGTAGACGATGGCTCAACTGACAGTAGTACTGCCACTGCCCAGCACTATGCAACACGACACCCAAAAGTGCGCTATTTAGAGCACGATAATCATCAAAATCGTGGTATGAGTGCGACGCGCAACTTGGGTATTCGCAATGCCAGAGGTAAATATATTGCCTTCTTGGATGCTGATGATGTGTGGTTGCCCCACAAATTGGAACGGCAAGTCGCAATCCTGGATTCACAGCCTGAGGCTGCTATGGTTTACGGGTCCACTCAATATTGGTACAGCTGGACAGAGAAACCTGAAGATATTCAACGCGACTTTGTGCCAGATCTGGGTGTTCAACCCGACACTTTATTTAAACCACCAACGCTGCTAACTGCCTGCTATCCCTTAGGAAAAGCTAGTGCCCCATGCCCCTCGGATCTTTTACTACGCCGTGAGGTGGTGGAACGGATAGGGGGGTTTGAAGAAGACTTTCGGGGTATGTACCAGATGTACGAAGATCAAGCCTTTTTGACAAAGGTGTACCTCAAAGAAACTGTATTTGTAGCAAATGAGTGTTGGGACAGGTATCGACTGCACCCTGATTCTTGCAGTTCTATGGTGACGAAGGCAGGACAATACCATTCCGTTCGGCTAGTTTTTTTGAATTGGCTAGCAAAGTATTTGTCCGCGCAAGGAGTCAAGGATAACGAGATCTGGCAGATGCTACGAAAAGCACTGTGGCCCTATCAACATCCGCGCTTGTACCGGCTATTGGAACTTGCTCAGCATCTGAGAAAGCATATGAAAGAAGTTGTTGAAACTGATCAGGCGGCACAAATGAAAGGACTCTTGAAGTCAATAGGACGGCGAACATTGCCTGTCCATATTCGCCGCTGGTTACGGACTCAACAGCACCACAAATATTATCCCCCAGTGGGATGGGTACGCTTTGGTAACTTGCGAAGAGTAACACCAATTAGCCAAGAATTTGGTTTTGACCGAGGTCTTCCGGTTGACCGCTACTACATTGAGAACTTTCTTGCCAGCCATGCTAATGATATTCAAGGGCGTGTACTAGAGATCGGAGACAACTCCTATACTCGCAAGTTTGGTGGCGATCGCGTTACGAAAAGTGATGTACTACACGTGGCAGAAACCAACACAGACGCCACCATCTTCGGCGATCTCACCTGTGCTGACCATATTCCCTCAAATACCTTCAACTGCTGTATCCTGACGCAGACGCTCCACCTCATTTACGATGTGCCAGCAGCACTCAAGACGCTCTACCGCATTCTCAAGCCAGGTGGAGTTGCACTAGTAACATTTCCAGGTATCAGCCAAATCAGCAACGACGAGTGGGGTGATTCTTGGTATTGGAGTTTCACCAGCCTGTCAGCACAGCGGTTGTTCGAGGAGGTTTTTCCAACAGCAGTCAATGTTGAGACTTATGGAAATGTGCTGGCGGCAACTGCGTTTCTGCAAGGGCTAGCAACAGAGGAACTGCATCGAGAAGAACTAGACTACCGCGATCGCAATTATCAAGTCATCATCACAGTCAGAGCGCTGAAACCTGAGGTGGCGTCGTGA